GAGATCCGGGTCAGGCTGGTGGGTCCCACCCCGAGCCAGACCCTCATCGACGAGATCGTCCGCTGCGGCCTGGACGAGTTCAGCGAGGTCGACTGGAAGGCCGGCAACCCGAATCTGCGCTCGCTGCTGCTCGTCCTGCCGGACCTGCCGCCCGAGCATCTGCACCTGCTGGACGCGGCGCACACCGCGCTCAAGCCCGAGAGCGTGCGCCGCGGGCTGATGATCGCCCAGTTCCACGAGAAGTGCCGGGAGAAGGCCGCCCGCAACCCGGAGTTCGAGGTGAGCTACGCCCCCGTGCCGATGATGGCGGTGCGTTCGATGGCGATCCATGACGTGCTGTTCCTGGCGGACCGGCGGGAGTGGTTCGAGGAGTACGCGAGCCGCTTCGGGGCCCGCTACCGCAACTCGGCGCACGGCATCGATCCGCTGCTGACCGAGATGTACGAACGGGCCTGTGCCACACACAGGCTGGGGGGCTGAGTGATGCGCGACGAACCGCGGCCCGGGGGTGCGCGATGACCGGTGCCGCGGTGTACCGGGGAATGGATCAGGCCACATTGGACCGGCAGTACTCGCCGAGTTCCCACGTGCCGAGCCTCGGGGCCTACCTCCGCGAGTACGAACGGCTGAGCGCGGCAGCCCGCCGGGACCATCCGGTGCGGACCGGTCTCGCCTACGGCACACATCCGGCCGAAGTGCTCGACTACTTTCCCGGCACGGGTCCGGGGCGTCCGCCGCTGCTGGTGTTCGTGCACGGCGGGAACTGGCAGGCGCTCGGCCGCGCCGAATCGGCCTTCCCGGCCCCGCCGTTGCTGGCCGCCGGTGCGGCGGTCGCGGTGGTCGAGTACGGACTGGCACCGGACGTCGGGCTGGACGCCATGGCGGGGATGGTGCGGCGCGCCGTCGACTGGCTGCTGCGGCACGCGGACCGGCTCGGGTTCGCCTCGAACCGGCTCCATCTATGCGGCACCTCGGCCGGCGCGCATCTGGTCGCGATGGCCCTGTTGCCCGGCCCGCCGGACGGCCCGGACGTGTCCGGCCGGATCGCCGGGGCGGTGCTGCTCAGCGGCATGTACGACCTGGAGCCGGTCCGGCTGTCGTAC
This genomic interval from Streptomyces dengpaensis contains the following:
- a CDS encoding DUF6875 domain-containing protein; the protein is MLTDVLSVDLAKALEAAGGWLSDYIRQPHSELGRTGPVCPFVEPAQRAGALEIRVRLVGPTPSQTLIDEIVRCGLDEFSEVDWKAGNPNLRSLLLVLPDLPPEHLHLLDAAHTALKPESVRRGLMIAQFHEKCREKAARNPEFEVSYAPVPMMAVRSMAIHDVLFLADRREWFEEYASRFGARYRNSAHGIDPLLTEMYERACATHRLGG
- a CDS encoding alpha/beta hydrolase, coding for MPSLGAYLREYERLSAAARRDHPVRTGLAYGTHPAEVLDYFPGTGPGRPPLLVFVHGGNWQALGRAESAFPAPPLLAAGAAVAVVEYGLAPDVGLDAMAGMVRRAVDWLLRHADRLGFASNRLHLCGTSAGAHLVAMALLPGPPDGPDVSGRIAGAVLLSGMYDLEPVRLSYVNEALRLDEAGARRNSPLGLLPERLPQVVAARGGNETEEYVRQHERMVTALRPRAAVTEVIAERRDHFDLPYDLGVRGTELGDAVLAQMELGGTTT